Proteins co-encoded in one Zootoca vivipara chromosome 3, rZooViv1.1, whole genome shotgun sequence genomic window:
- the BEND3 gene encoding BEN domain-containing protein 3, protein MNSDELFDDEENAEVIIKNIMKVETDKEDEVLDCSVISRPEKNTLDGLVTSLQDTNKRKRTLFGCDSSGSHQEILPSLKKRGLTQEGLLSNLMHRDGSPTQEDVEQLNKSKNPSITWLSEEEAVNNTIMPSYKKPLYGISHKITEKKNLPGTEQFTSYELFEKVNPSSPSTLRTLNEQRKRDTSTITPVASESDPNIYSLIQKMFYTLNTLNSNMTQLHSKVDLLSLEVSRIKKHVSPTDAVAEFRPPPEYQLTASELKQIMDQSTSGGDLACRLLVQLFPELFSEDELSRTCSTCGYLNKKKLESLHLQLIRNYVEVCYPSVKNPAVWQAECLPQVNDFFSSFWAQRDMENSQPDIQSSSFYETDQVIDDKEEDEALPMDRSSSIASEWVFDAQDINEFLDEASSPGEFCVFLLHRLFPELFDHRKLAERYSCYGECGKQELDPQRLQVIRRYTEIYFPAMQERKAWLQHCVQRINDELESMYMDDSESEQMREDCYDSSSLPDDVSIIKVEDNFEYERPGRRSKKIWLVPIDFDKLDIPSPDFDVPIPDYLLSKEQLKNIYESSLSIGNFASRLLVHLFPELFTHENLRKQYNCSGSLGKKQLDPVRIKLIRHYVQMLYPRAKNDRVWTLEFVGKLDERCRRRDTEQRRTYQLQRKVHVPGPERREFLTYAINPERFKEEFEGPPLPPERSNKDFCKIPLEELVVPPPDFPVPSLYLLSDKEVREIVQQSLSVGNFAARLLVRLFPELFTSDNLRLQYNHSGACNKKQLDPVRLRLIRHYVEAVYPVEKMDEVWHYECIPSIDERCRRPNRKKCDILKKAKKAKK, encoded by the exons ATGAATTCAGATGAATTATTTGATGATGAAGAAAATGCTGAAG TTATTATCAAAAATATTATGAAAGTAGAAACAGACAAAGAAGATGAAGTCCTAGACTGCTCCGTAATATCAAGACCTGAAAAAAACACGCTGGATGGTTTAGTGACTTCTCTGCAAGACACCAATAAACGAAAACGGACCTTGTTTGGTTGTGATAGTTCAGGAAGCCACCAAGAAATTCTACCAAGTCTGAAAAAAAGAGGCCTTACACAAGAG GGCCTTCTTTCGAACTTGATGCACAGAGATGGATCACCTACTCAGGAAGATGTGGAACAGCTAAACAAGAGCAAGAATCCTAGCATAACGTGGCTCAGTGAAGAAGAAGCCGTTAATAACACAATCATGCCATCATATAAGAAACCTCTGTATGGAATCTCACACAAAATTACAGAGAAGAAAAATCTGCCAGGAACGGAGCAGTTCACTTCCTATGAGTTGTTTGAAAAGGTTAATCCTAGCAGTCCTTCCACTCTTCGGACATTGAATGAGCAACGTAAAAGAGATACGAGTACTATCACACCTGTTGCTTCAGAGTCCGACCCAAATATATATTCTTTGatacaaaaaatgttttacacACTTAATACCTTGAATTCCAACATGACTCAGCTTCACAGCAAAGTAGACTTGTTATCACTAGAAGTCAGTCGAATTAAAAAGCATGTCAGCCCCACAGATGCTGTAGCAGAATTCAGGCCACCACCTGAGTACCAGCTGACTGCCTCAGAACTCAAACAGATCATGGATCAGAGTACATCAGGTGGAGATTTGGCTTGCCGACTACTGGTACAGCTTTTTCCAGAGCTCTTCAGTGAGGATGAGTTAAGCAGGACCTGTAGTACCTGTGGCTATCTTAACAAAAAGAAACTTGAGTCACTTCATCTACAGCTCATCCGAAATTATGTAGAAGTCTGTTATCCTTCTGTGAAGAATCCTGCAGTTTGGCAGGCAGAGTGTTTGCCTCAGGTCAATGACTTTTTCAGTAGCTTTTGGGCACAGAGAGACATGGAAAATAGTCAGCCAGACATACAGTCCTCCAGTTTTTATGAGACTGATCAAGTTATTGATGATAAGGAGGAGGATGAAGCTCTGCCCATGGACAGGAGTAGTTCCATTGCCTCTGAATGGGTATTTGATGCTCAGGATATAAATGAATTTTTAGATGAAGCTTCCTCTCCTGGAGAGTTTTGTGTCTTTTTATTACATAGATTGTTTCCAGAACTCTTTGATCACAGAAAGTTGGCCGAGAGATACAGTTGTTATGGAGAATGTGGGAAACAAGAGCTTGACCCACAGCGACTTCAGGTAATTCGCAGGTACACAGAGATTTATTTTCCTGCTATGCAGGAGAGAAAGGCCTGGTTGCAGCATTGTGTTCAGCGAATAAATGATGAACTTGAAAGCATGTATATGGATGACAGTGAGAGTGAACAGATGAGAGAGGATTGCTATGATTCTTCTAGTTTGCCTGATGATGTGTCTATTATAAAAGTGGAAGATAATTTTGAATATGAAAGGCCAGGCAGAAGGTCAAAAAAGATTTGGCTTGTGCCTATAGACTTTGATAAGCTTGATATCCCTTCTCCTGATTTTGATGTCCCTATTCCAGACTACCTGTTAAGCAAGGAACAGCTTAAGAACATATATGAGAGCAGTTTGTCAATTGGCAATTTTGCTTCTCGGTTGCTAGTTCATTTATTCCCTGAACTGTTTACCCATGAAAACTTAAGGAAGCAATATAATTGTAGTGGATCACTGGGTAAGAAGCAACTTGATCCTGTTAGGATTAAATTAATTCGACATTATGTGCAAATGCTATATCCGAGAGCTAAGAATGATCGAGTATGGACATTGGAATTTGTTGGAAAACTCGATGAGCGATGTCGTCGAAGAGATACAGAGCAAAGACGCACATACCAACTGCAGCGAAAGGTCCATGTGCCAGGACCTGAAAGGAGAGAATTTTTGACCTATGCAATAAACCCGGAAAGATTTAAAGAAGAATTCGAAGGACCGCCATTGCCTCCGGAAAGAAGCAACAAAGATTTTTGCAAGATACCACTTGAGGAACTTGTTGTTCCTCCTCCAGACTTTCCTGTGCCTTCTCTGTATCTGCTGTCTGACAAGGAAGTAAGAGAAATAGTACAGCAGAGCCTTTCAGTTGGTAACTTTGCTGCCAGACTTCTTGTAAGACTTTTTCCAGAGCTGTTTACTTCAGATAACCTCAGACTGCAATACAACCATTCAGGGGCTTGTAACAAAAAGCAGCTCGATCCTGTCAGACTGAGACTAATCCGTCATTATGTTGAAGCTGTTTATCCTGTTGAGAAAATGGATGAAGTGTGGCATTATGAATGTATACCAAGCATTGATGAAAGATGCAGGCGTCCCAATAGAAAAAAGTGTGATATACTGAAAAAAGCCAAGAAAGCAAAGAAGTGA